The Lathyrus oleraceus cultivar Zhongwan6 chromosome 5, CAAS_Psat_ZW6_1.0, whole genome shotgun sequence genome includes the window AGTCAGTTGAGTTAATATTGCTTTTAGTTAGGGGTGTTTGCAGTGTGATTTAGACAGTTTTGAAGTTAAAAGTTATCTGAACTGTGGTTCGGTTTGGTTCAATTGACTTTTAAATATAAATCTGAATCAAACAAAATCAAACTAATGCGGTTTTGATTGTTTGGTTTGTTCAATTTTTACAAAAAATTTATTGAAccatatatatatacatacatgTAAAAACAATATAATTTTTTGTTTAATCATTTATATGTTACAATAAAAGAAATTATAATTATCAAAATAAATTTATATTTAGTCAAACAAATCCGAAtcaaatataattatttttattatttttaatttaacTTAAATCGATTAACAGTTTTTTATTGAATCTTTTCAGTTTTAAACCCTCGTActataaaaaaaaaaacatgccaaatcaaataagaaatgtaaattttttatatttattcATTCTTTTCTAATACATGTGAAACAAATTACACTTATTTCATAAAGGGAAAAACGGTGGAGACTTATCTACCTAGCTAGCTAGTTACAAAGCTCGCGTGCAATGCCAACCTTATTATTCACTGTATCAAACAAAATCCTTAAATTTTGTTGTTGATAATTAGCAATCACATTCAACACAGAGTTCACATTCTTTGGTGCAGCGGCCATTGCAAGACATATCAAAGGCTCTGAAGTACTATGAATTAAACCGTTCTCAATTGGTAACTTCAGATCCAAATCCTGGAAATGCAACGTAATAGCAGGTGTTGTCGTTTCATTTGTATCCTTAAAACATGTGTCGAAGGCTCCTAAGCTCGAAAATGGTCCTTTCACTTGTTTCCTAAACTCATCACGTATCGCATTATAAACGGGCTCCACAAAGCTGGTTATAACCGTACCCGAATCGATTATCGATCCAGCTCCAGTTTTAGGGTTAAATGCTAGAAGATTGTTGGGTATAGGGACATTCACACTACCCACGCTAATTCCAGTTAAATTGACATAGTAAAGAGATGAACGACTAGGATTGCGAAGAAGAGGTGTTGTCCGAATGGTTTTGGGTTGATCCGCTGGTCCGAGTTTAAGTGAACCAGAAAAATAGTGAGACTTAAAACTGGGTAGACAATAAGAAAACACACCGGAATAAGTTGACACTGACTGAGATAATAAAGACAATGAGCCACGACCCAATCCCAAAAGCCCTTGGGCTGGAATTGAAGCACCAGAGATAACGTTAATGCTTCCAAAAGAGAATTTAGGAATGATAACATTTGTAACTCCATCTAATGCAAGGGAATCTTGAGAGAGTGTAGCAGAGAAAGAAGAATCTGCGTAAGATTGGTTGAAAGAACACACGTTAGAACCTGTAGGTGAGCATGAACGCCCACGGGCTTGACCACATTGTGGAGCGGAACACTTCAATGGGACGTAACTGGTGGAGGATTTTGGGGAGAATTTTGGTGCGGAGCAACTAATGCATCCTAAAGAAGGGACAAAAGACTCATCAGAACTTGTGTCAAGAACCATGAAGAGGAGTTGACCCGGTGTTCCAATTTTGACACGAACAACGTAGTTGTTGGTGTTGAAAGTTTTGCCCGAAGCGATTGGTGCTGAAGCTGAAGAGGCGGGATTTTTGGCTACTAATGTAGATAGGTAGTTAATTCGATCTAAATCTTGGGAGGCCATGTTTATGACTCTATCATCCCACGAGTTTGTTTTTGATGGGCTGATTGGTGAGCATTTCCCGTACATGGGAAATACCTTAAAATCAGAGTCATCTTGTTGAGATGCACATGGATCAATGGAGTTGCTCTTGCATATGTAAAATACATAGCAAAGTATTAAGGTCGTAGCTAATTTAGTGTTCATTTTTAATGGAGATTTGAAGTAGCTAAGCTAGTTTGCATAGATGGGGGAGAGCTTGAGGCTCATATTTATAGACCCGATAAATGAATATGTGATGTATTTTATTAAGAAATTATTTGTTTTTTTACATAAAGTATTacttttttattcttttataattttttatattatactTTACTAAAAGATTATTACAAAGTCAATAATCtactttttttttataaaaatgtttcaataaaaaataataaaataaaataataaaattttaataatattattatacaattttcaaaacaaaatttCTCGATTTAACTTTTAATTTGTTCCTTAAGATTAAAGGCACAAATTAGCATTGCCGGCaaaaaaagattttttttctttaaaaaatttcaaaaattgttattttaataattaatttgttttaaaaattaaataataattgaatttttttataattttttaatttaaaacaATGGAATGGTGGTTGGTGGCGGTCGGCTAAGACTTCCTCATTACCGGTTATGGAGATCGCTAGAAAACAGTTGGTTAACACCACATATTGTAATTTAAAAATCCAAATAATTATGGAGTCATCTCCATTGCTCCATTGTGGACCATCAGTGATCAACTCTATTAACTTATAAATATTTAGTCAtttattaatataatatttaaaatatatGACTTCACCTAATGCATCCATTTACTTatcaaaagaaaaataaaattttaaaatctaaaataaaaaCTATTTAAGAAATAATAAGTCAAACAAAACTTATATATAAATTGGATGGATATACATGCATTAAAAACACAATAGTGAATGAATTTCGACATAATTTATGTGCAATAGATACATTGAATTATTCAAAAGAATATTTAGGAGAATGATAATAAATGTATGAATGAGTATTTGAGATAATATTCTGGCACACCTATAAAATGTgtaaaaaaaatcatattttcttattGACTAATAATTAAAACTGAAATCTATGATTTTAATCATCTAATCATAATCTAATGATATAAAGGTGTCAAAATATGTTTTTTATTATAACAATAAAATTCACCATCaaatttaaaattattattatatagattatgttgaaaaaaaatttgcatcaataaaaaaatatttgataTATAAAAGAGAATGATAAAAATTAACAATTTTCATAAAATTTTGTAAGACGTTCATTTTTATGTATTAAGAAGGTACTATGTTTGATAACTCTGTTTCATTtgttcatatatatatatatatatatatatatatatatatatatatatatatatatatatatatgagtttaattgaaatacatcGACAGTCTAAAAGGATTTTATACTCTCAGTTAATCATggacgttggatattaaaagaagtttgacttttattttaaaaatctataaagtaatacaaacgggtgatggtgatgaaccgacggtgtaaaactttttacattGACAGTGTTTAATAatctctctctctatctctctctctctctctctctatatatatatataatatatatatatatatatatatatatatatatatatatatatatatatatatataatctcTTAATAATTTTTGGAGTCAAAATTGAAGGTAATTTTATAATtgtatatttatttttttattattaatttaatttatttaattacaTATTCCACctaataattttttattttattttatttccaaaCCACATTTTTTATTATGACGGTAAGTCAACTatctatttttttatttatcatt containing:
- the LOC127088242 gene encoding aspartyl protease AED3 translates to MNTKLATTLILCYVFYICKSNSIDPCASQQDDSDFKVFPMYGKCSPISPSKTNSWDDRVINMASQDLDRINYLSTLVAKNPASSASAPIASGKTFNTNNYVVRVKIGTPGQLLFMVLDTSSDESFVPSLGCISCSAPKFSPKSSTSYVPLKCSAPQCGQARGRSCSPTGSNVCSFNQSYADSSFSATLSQDSLALDGVTNVIIPKFSFGSINVISGASIPAQGLLGLGRGSLSLLSQSVSTYSGVFSYCLPSFKSHYFSGSLKLGPADQPKTIRTTPLLRNPSRSSLYYVNLTGISVGSVNVPIPNNLLAFNPKTGAGSIIDSGTVITSFVEPVYNAIRDEFRKQVKGPFSSLGAFDTCFKDTNETTTPAITLHFQDLDLKLPIENGLIHSTSEPLICLAMAAAPKNVNSVLNVIANYQQQNLRILFDTVNNKVGIARELCN